Part of the Tribolium castaneum strain GA2 chromosome 4, icTriCast1.1, whole genome shotgun sequence genome is shown below.
TCGAACTCGCCGTAGCATAGATTTAATCGCAGCTCACAGTTTAATCTCCGACACACGGCTTCCTCGTGAAGTCACCCCAAACTTTTACGACTTACAACTCGAACCGCGACCAAATGAAGGTACTTTTGAAGGCCGAGTTCGAATCAATGTCACTTGGCAAGAACCAACTGACAAAATTACGCTACATGCACACGAAGATTTggacatttttaaaatcatcGTCACACAATTTGCACCAGATGATGAAACGTAAGCTCAAGTTTAAATcaactaaataaaacaatattatttggTAGCGAGAAAGCATCATCGACTCCTCTACCACCAACTGAAGTGAGGGTAATGAGGATCGAAAGAGTGCCAAAAAAACCGCTCTATATCATCCATTTAGAGAAAACTGCAAATAGAGGGACCCAGTGCATCGTGGACCTTACTTTCAAGGGAAATATTAGTAATGACACAAGTGAGGGCATTTTCAGGAGTAGTTATGTGGATCCAGAGACCAAAAACCGAAAGTGGTTTGTTGCGACACATTTAAGACCAAATTTGGCCCGAAAAGTGTTTCCTTGTTTCGACGAACCCGCTTATAAAGTCCCTTTTGTGATTACAGTAGCAAGGCAAAAAAATATGGTAGCTCTCTCGAACATGCCTTTGAAAAATAGCGAACAAATGTGAGTCTAAACCCTTCTCACTTGATCAAaactttaccaatttttaaggaaagagAAAAGTGATTGGGTTTGGGATCAGTTCCAGCAAACACCTCCAATATCCACATTTTCAGTTGGTATTGTCGTATCCGAATTCAGCAACACTGACTATAACACAACTGACGAAGACAACAATTGGAGTACTTATGCAAAAAATCGGCAacatttttgctattttttttttgtagactaCGAAATTCGGGTCTGGGCCAGGCCTGACTTTATCACAGCTTTGGCCAATGTCACTGATAAGATTCGAAAGTCGGTTAAAATCCTAGAAGAGTTCTGGGGGTGTCCTTATCCGCTCCCAAAACTCGATGTTTTAGCCCTTCCGAATTATCAAGCGACAAGGCCTGCCGATAACTGGGGTTTACTCCTTTTCAagtaattgtttataaatttagaaatgtttttttcataattttgttGCAGGGAAAGTGAGTTAAGTGGTCGTGGCTCTTGGCACATTTCGCAAGAATTGACCTATCAGTGGTTAGGCTCTCTTGCAACGCCTTTTTGGTGGAGTGATGCTCATATTAATAATGCGCTGGTTAGATATGTGACAGCCTATACAACCCTCAAAGTAGGTTTAATAgaaatataagaaaaattcTTTAGTGGATAATTTTAAGGAAACAGTTTACAAAActgtgtttttaattcaaaatattgGTACCATGTATATTTCTGATTGACTTGGTGATGGCTATTTAAGCCTTTTAAGTTGTACTTAGGATtcaactattaaaaaaaagttttttggtagataattttaaataaatttaaactttagaaacaacaaaatttaccGATGTTTCTCACAaatttgtcttaatttttagatGGAAACGAACGAATCGTTCAACAACTGGCCAATGACAATGTTATACTCAATTTATTACGAGTTCAGTAAACGTTACCCACATGGCAAAAGTACTGCAATCAAACAAGACTCAACATCGGCCAAAACTGAGCTAGTTTTCCGCATGTTAAACTACACCCTTGGCGAACGCACATTCAAACACGGATTGCAAAAATTCATGGCTGATCGACAGTACAAGACGTTCTTTGGTGATGATATTTGGAACGCTTTGACCGAACAAGCAAAATTCGACAATACTTTAAACGAATCAACAGTCAACGCAATTGCAGCTTCGTGGATCACAAAAGACCGACTACCTGTTGTAAACGTTACGCgaaactataaagaaaaatcgGCGAAAATCAGCCAAAGGGTTTACTTGAGAGAGCGTCCACATGACGTTCCCGATaaggaaaaatttgtttggtGGATTCCTGTGATTTTAATCCGTCAAGACAGTCTCAATTTTTCCAACACGAAGCCAATTGTTTGGATGAAAAAAGAGAAAGAAATCACCCTTGAAAATCTACCAGAGGCAAACCAGTTTATTATAGTTAATCCGGAGGAAATCGGTCCGTTTCCGGTCAATTACGACGTGCAAAATTGGAACATGTTGGCACAGTTTTTGTGTTCCGAAAACCGGGCGAAAATCCCGGTGAATACCCGGGCTAAACTTTTACACGATGCTTGGAATTTGGCCTATGCTGGAGACTTGAGCTTTGCTACAGCTTTAAACATGACACTGTTTCTCAAAAATGAAAGAGAATATTTGGCTTGGGACCCAGTTTTTACTCTCATTGATCACATTGGACGACATATCGACAGTTCCGCAGTTCATAAAAAATTCCAAGTAAGCAATGAATtactaatttcaattaaaagtttgttaaaattgtttttagacTTATGTGAGATTGTTGTTAACTCCATTGTACGAAGAGTTGGGTGAGGAGCCTCAAGAGGGTGAAAGTGAAGGTAAGGCACACTTGAGGAGCTCCTCAAAAGTGTTCTTGTGCCAAGCTGGGTATAAACCATGCATTGAGGAAGCACAAGCTGCCTTCAGGAAGTGGATGGAGAGTGAAAACCCAGATGAAGGCAATCCGTaagtcataattttttttcagtattttttagttttttttattcttgcaaaataaaaacgagctaaaatatataaaatttagCTAATTTTCGATACAATTTTTAACGATAAGtgaaataagagaaaaaacagctaaaatgtaattttgattattattttttagtgtttcGAATCAGTACATTTGTCCAGTATTTAAATGGGGCACTAGTGAGGAATGGGAGTTTGGTTTGCAACGTGTTATTAAATTCCCAGCCAACAGGAAGCAAAACGAGCGCACTTATTTGCTCAAAACTTTAGCAGGATGTCCTAATGAAGCTGAGAAAATTGAAAGATTGCTCAATATTACGATTTTGGAGCAAAACGGAAACTTTACGGACAACGACATTTATCTCATTTTTAGTATGTTGACAGGAAGTGCAAATGGCTATACCACACTATTCAATTTCTTGAAGAAGAATTGGGATACGATTAAAGAGAGGTATGTGGTATAAAGGGTTGCCTaaatattaattcaaaataaagtGTGACAAATTTCGATTTCGAGAGGATttcctgttttatttttctaaatcgGGGACAAATTAATCCATTACTATAAAAAATCATCGACAATAAACCACATTTGTGTCAAACCAGTgatgataaaaaatgaaaacatctGTATTTCCGAGAACATGTCAATGCGTTGAAACGCCAATTTTTTTCCCAACAggaattgtaataaatttgtattacCTCATTTCATTTTCTTACAATTAAGGAAAAACCGAAGCTGAAATAATGTAGATTTGACATATTACGTTTCAAGGCTTtcgattaaattttatcaaacgaAATTCTTCAAACCGATAATTGCTATTTGTTCAAATTCATTCTTATCAAAGAGCATCTCAGTTATTCTGTTTACGTAACTAATTCCACCTACAAccattacattatttattgtCGCTTGCTGCttgcaataattattgtaacCTAATTAGATCTTATCAGTATCACAATGTTATATCATAATTaagaaattgttaatttttttcatttattaaatttaattatttagttcTTGATCATACAATCagtgtgaaataatttgaaaaagtgtaTGACCTAGCCGAGGaataatcggtaaataaacaTTGGCAATAAATTCAAGGATGTTGCTattgataaatttatttacggtATTGTTACATGTGGTTTCACCTATCAGTTACATAAACatgtaaataaaaaccaatttgtATTTAATCATTATATTATAAATTTCGGAATTGTGCATTGATTTGATTGTGTATTCAGTGCTATATATagattttacataaatttctTATCAATGAAGAAAGATAATTGCAACTTTATTCCTCCAGATTCGAGGGCAAACTTCACTTGTGGAACAGTCTGATAACATCAGCAACGACAGTTTTCAAAACACAGGAAGGTCTTGATATGGTTTCGGAATTGTACGTTGAACGACAAACCGAATTCGGAACAGCGGACTTTGTCATCGAAAAGGCCTTAAAGAACATCAAAGAAGAGACGAAATGGAGCAACGATAACCTCCCTGTTATCGAAAAATGGTTAGACGAGTATTTAGCCAACAACtcgaaataaacatttattttatcagtaaaacatatttattgtataaagttgtaaaatacaatatttaacacAGGACCCAGTTTTACTTCACCCCAAAGACaatccaattttttgcttaaaaaaattctagttgCTTAAAAATCATTTCTTGCAACAAGCTACAGTTACTTTAATCCAAGAATATTTCTTAGCTTATTCTagagtaattaaatttcagaACGAAGATGTAACAAAACGCAAGTTAATTTAGAGTATTTggccatttttcaatttttttgacaaaatctgaCAAAATAGCAAAGTTTTAGGTTCcaaaactgattaaaaaattgactaaaataaacaaaagtaaCATCAATTTGGATAATTTTTAGGCTTGTTTTTAGGTAATTTTTTCGGACGAAACTTTGcaaataagtaaatttttggttccaaaaatgagttgaattttattagaatttttgactctgtttaaaaaaaattattttggaattaatttaattatttaatttatttttttcagttatataatttttaacctAATTCGAAGATTTCTGGCTTTTTGACCCaatcttttgatttaaaacaaGCAAAATCTAAGGCTAAATCGTTCGAAAATAGTATTCGGTttgattaattgttttttagacAATCTTTACGAAATCTTGAGAAATGCGACAAGAAATCAGGAAAAATAGGATTTCTGGTCTAAAATTGTGCCCAAACAaagtcaataaaatatttttattgcataaaaTTGTACAACATTTGGCCCTAGATCCAGTTTCTCTTGACAAATGCTAGCACCGTATCTTTAAGTTTCTTGCGGTGTGAAGGCCCCAACAAATCTTTCCGACTCCAATCACTGTCTTGGAAGTCCTCCAGACTGTTCTCAACCTTCCCTCTTTCGGTACAAATCGGCTTCAGCATAACCAAAACGTGGTAAATTTCACTTGGTGCAACTTCATCCAACTCTTTGAGGAAATTCTCCCAACTGTACTCACTCACATCCAACTCAAACTCCTTCAACGTGTTTACAAAACTATCATAATACGTCCGAAGCAACTCCTCGTAGTTCTCTTCCAACACCCGgttaataatactagtaaacatgaaaaaaatcacatcaCGTGCTATGGAACTATACGTCATGATCTGCAAATCGACGATTTTGTTACTAACAGGCTCTCCAAGCTCGTTACGCAAAATCATGGTATTACTGGTCCAAAAATCAGAGTGTGACATACTACCCCATAATTCTTTCGGGGGTGGTCGATTGACATAAGGGTGTGAGGCGGCATAATCCACCACCTTTTGCACCCTTGGTAGAAATTCCTCCAGTTCTGGCACTTCCAAAGCACCTTCCATAATACTGTTGTGGAATGCTAGAGTCACCTCTGGGGGTAGCTGCTCCAAGCCCTTGTTTTTGGCAAGTGCTGGGAGAACTTTGGCTtgaaaatcatcaaatttgaGCCGTTTCACTGCAATTGGGGCGGCATGAAACCGGGCCAAGTCCCTCAAAATGATCTTGGAAGCTTTCAAGTCAAAACCAACCAAGCGATCCTCCGTTTTGTACCCTTGgagtttcaaattttcaaaaattagaaCAGCGTCTTCATCCACTTCGTTTTTATTGGTGTCCAGGCAAAGTCTGGCACCGTAACACTTGGCAAAGAGTTTGTCAAAGAGATGGTGCTCTGGTACTTGGTACTGGCGTTGCAATTGTGTGATGTAAGGGATGGTTTCGGTGTAAGCTAGTACTTCTTTTTTGAACGTTACGTAAATATCGAAAGCCACTCGAAGCATTTCGTTAGCTGGGATTAATTTCGCCACGAGATTGTATTTTTGTTCCTTTCCGGATTTTTTGAGTGTGACGTCCAGTGCCAGCATTATGCTTCCGTAGTGTTCACCAGGTGCTGTTAAAAGTGTGGTTTTCTGGTCGGTGATTTCGATGTCACTTCCTAGAGTTTTGGCCAAAAGAGCGCGCAAATCGTTTACTTTCGATTTCACCATTTTGAACAGCGCGAGATTACTGATTTACGAGACACTGTTCAAACACACGAGGGCACTGTCACGTGACGAGTACTATGGAGAGGGCATTAATTGAAACAATTTAACTCATTGGCGATGGTCTATCAACTGTTGTGTGTTTGGCAGAGGACCAGATGGagaaactattttgattctcTCGAGACCCACCTTCTAATTATACACATAAATATGTGACGTATTGTCATTGTACATATTATGGAAATATTGTTAGTGACTTCCTTTGAGTGAATcagcagaaaaaaattgttacaactACACGCAAATAGGTCATTTCGGTTCGAGcaattaactttttattatGTTATGTTATAGTAAAATTTAACTCGTGGCGacacaaaattggaaaaattccaCAACATGTGCAAATAATGATTGATGGCTGACTTATCTGTGGCATACAATggtaaatttgtgttttattagaAATACAATAATCacaatgttattttaattttttatttttcttcgaTACCAAGTAGTTATACATAATTCAAGTGCAGCTAttggattattaaaaaaccaaTTAGATTTTTCCTCCTTCTagaagcaattttttaataaataaataagaaaataattgctcCAAGAGATGAATATTTGACATTGTGATTGCTACCTCCCATCTATTTAATCAACGGTTTTCCGGTTAATTAATATTCTTTCGTCAGTCATGGACGTGAGTCCTTAACTCATCGCCTCAAACCTTAATCATCATCAAATTCTATTTCAGGAAGAGTTTTTAATCGGGACTTTTGAAACGGAAAAAAAATTCCTTCGTTATGGAAGTTTCTATCCTTGTGGCAAACGTatcaagtttatttttttgggattGTTCATGTTTGTCTATTCCTGGACTGAATTCCTCTCAATGATCACAGTATTGTTCGTCGAACGTGACAATTTAACCAAATTATCCGAAACTTTGCTCTTTTGCATGACTCAAGCCGCTTTTCTCTTCAAACTTGTCAATTTTCTCTACCACAACAAGACCATGCTGCGGATTGAAAGCATTCTTAAAAACCCAATTTTGAATTGTTTGgaccaatttgaaaaaaacattattgagAAGTACATGATTCGAGTGAAATATCTGGCAAGGCTGTTCCGAATTTTGTGCATTTTAACTGTGTCTTTTTATGGGTTGTTTCCGTTTATTGACGAGGACCCAGACCATATGTTACCACTACCAGGATGGTTCCCTTTCGATGTGAAAACCCATCAAATTGAACTGGTCATTGCCCAGACTTGTGGGATAGCAATTGGGGCTTTTCTCAACTCAACGTTGGATATTTTACCTACGATTTTAATAACTCTAGGTTCTGCACAATTCGATATATTGAAAATAAGACTCGAAAATATCACAAGTGTGGATACTTCGAAGTCTTGGTTGGTCAAAAAAGCAATCAAAAAATGCGTTATCTATCACACCATCCTTTTAAAGTACGTATTTCAGTGttgttgtaataaataataattttttgtagctaCATTActcaaattgaaattttgttccACAAAGGCATTTTTGTGCAATTTACGGCAAGTGTTGTAGTTATTTGTCTCACAGGTTTCCAGATGCttgttgtaattattttttgactgtTAAATACcgtccaaaaaaaaataaaatttttagatttcggTCAGAAGTATCCAATTTATTCTCTTGATGATTTATTTCTCGACAATGACGTGTCAAATTGCGCTGTATTGTTGGTACGGCAATGAAttaatgtacagggtgagtaaaatatttgtttgattttttttacaaattgtttGCAGAGTATCGGCTTATCTGATGCTTGTTACATGTCCGAGTGGAACAAATGTGACACTTCGGTGTGTAAAAGTTTGGCAATTATTATGGAAAGAGGGAAAAGACCGGTTGTTTTAAAGGCCGGGAATATTTTTTCGCTGAAACTTACAACACTGATGACcgtaattcaaataaaaaaaaagtagcaaaaaaatttgacgtAATTTCTAGGTACTTAAGTCGTCCTATTCATATTTTGCTGTACTTCAACGACTTTATGCTAAATCAGAATAAATACTacacataaaaattgttttaattcattaaAGTGTTTTACAATTTAAGCATTCTAATTATTCTCTCATTTCGTACCAAAATAATTtcgtaacaaaaataaaaaacacaaattaaaactcaaagatttaagcattttttaaaaaatcattgaattatttcctagCGAATAAAAAACTAGCAAAAAACATCACACTATGACAAGTTTACGTAACTGCCActtgaaatgtaaaaattatgaaaattattcacaaagatttaaattattttttctcgaaaactgtgaGTTCAGtgacaaaatttaatatactGCCAGAATCTCCAAATGATATTCTATCAAATACTAGGAACCACGAATCCATCCCTGctctagttttttttacacatagacgggtttaaagttttatactTTAGAATTTTGACTAAAGATACTCAAACCAAATTTCCAGCAATATCTCCGGAACTATTAATcagagtttttttaatttaacacagTTTGAAAGCATTGTATTATttatagattaaaaaaatgttgctttaaattaaaaagaaaaatcttgGAATTTATTAGCCGTACAAGCCGTAATAACTCGATAGTTTAAAATTTGtcacttaaaattaataaagaattttaacCATCATTTAGTGGGCCACCGTCTAAATTGTAAATAAGGCGAAACTAATTACACAGCGTCTCAATTTGGAAACAGCAATTAAAACAAGACTGTTACCACATAAGGGTGCAATTCATATTAATAGCCACAACCCCTCAATTAAAATATCGATtccaaaatgattttttcatgATATGTAGAATCACATTTAGTCTTGTTCCAGCCTTGGGTCAAGCAAAATGCCTTTCACCATCAAAgtattacagaaaaaaaaacacaattcttCTAAACTCATctgatttaataattttcaaggaCTACGATTTGCGAAATGCCTTTGAAACTGAACGCACCCTTTTAACCCTTTCAGGGTTTTACCCTCGGCGtacgaaaaaatacaattttttctacaacacAAGTGCCCTCATAAATTTATTCATCGCTTATGGACAGCTATTTTCAATGGTTGTCCAAATGGTAATCGACCGAAACGAGCTTTCGAAATTGAGTGAAACGTTGCTGTTTTTCATGACgcattttacgtttttatgcAAACTCACAAATTTCGTCtactacaagaaaaaaatgtttgaaattgaaGACAATCTTTCAAGGAAGATATTCTACGGGTTTGAACTGTGGCAGATCAAACCTAAAATTGACTCGTGCAAGTTCATCGCTAAAATTTTCCGAATTTTGTGCATTTTGGTGGTTTTGTTTTACACACTTGTGCCCTATTTGGACGATAAGGAGGATTTGAGTTTGCCTTTGCCGGGCTGGTTGCCCTAcaatacgaaaaaatattactacCCGACTGTAATTTTTCAAGTAATGAGTGTGTCGGTTAGTGCTTATAATAATTCAAGCATTGATGTTTTGACTTGTATGTTGATCACGGTCGCTTCGGCggagtttaatttattgaaaggGGCCTTAAAGACGATTGATTTTCACCCAAAAGGGCACAATACCAAGCAACTGATTGaagcaaaatttgaaaattgtgtcAATCATCACAAAGAAATCGTCAAGTTTGCTTACCAAATCGAGACCATTTTCTCTAAAgggatttttttgcaattttttgcgagCATTATTGTGATTTGTTTCACCGGTTTTCAGATGATTGTTGTgagttttttgattaaataataAGTGCTGTcgctttattttcaattttaggTGCCTATCCCAAGtatgcaatttatttttttaatcatttatttcTCCTGTATGATGTGTCAGGTGGCAATGTATTGCTGGTACGGACACGATATTATAACTACGGTATTTCGAGAAAAGTGTAAAATATGTTTTGGAACAATGTTTTTTAGAGTGATTCAATTGGGCAAGCTTTTTATATGTCCAATTGGTACGAATCTGACGtcaaaattcgcaaaaatatttgcatttttttggaaagGACGAAAAAACCGGTTATTTTAACAGCGGGAAAATTTGTTACCTTGTCACTGACCACGTTCACAACCGTGAGTATTTTTCGTCAGCTGAACaatgaaaaaatgcaaaaaccacccctgaaccaattttttttacataaaatataaatctgttgatattttgaaaatttttagtgttattgtaaaaccaattttaattttttaattgcttaagtaatgttttcgagcaaaaaaaaattatttttgacttattagctaatttttacgaaatttaataaaagcatgattctttttaaaaatattatgctgctttttttaaatatgtaggCAATCAACATTACAACCCAAATttccaacttaaaaaatctttcCAGATCCTACGGTCCTCGTATTCGTATTTTGCAGTGCTCCAACGTTTATACAAAGAAGATTCTTAATTGTCTGATTTAATTATGAACATTTTTCACGTGCACTTCAACTAGCACTTTATCactaaaaatcaccaaatgttGGCAATACACTTCTGTCaaatatagaaaatatgtcgcagaggaagcaaaataaaacgcaaaaagctTTTCCTTTGCTATTTATGTAGTTTTCGAGGCAAAAACAGTAGTTTGGTTGTAATTTGCgtaatttgtgtaaaaaatggATGATACGGAGTTACGCACTGTCGAACATTCAATTCCGACCGATATTTTGGACGACCTCTTGACGTAAGTTtaccaacaaaattttgcaataattgtACAATGTGGGCCTTTAGGCGGTTCATAATTTGCGTGCCTGAATCAGCAAAGCAAAATCTTATTCGAATTTGTTTCCAAATCGAATTAGCCCATTGGTTCTATTTAGATTTTTACGTAACGAgtgaaagtaaattaaagacTTGTAGCATTTACGAATTCGCAGCGCACGTATTCCAGGTATTTATTAGACTTGATCAAGTGGTTTCGTGCTAAAATTGTGGTTCTAGCACATACCGTCACTGCAAAAAGAGCGCCACAAACTTAATCAGATTTTGGCCGAATGGAAAGAGTACAAACAGACTGTGCCCACTTATGGGGCTATTCTCCTCTCGGAGGGGATGAGCCACGTTTTGTTAGTTCAGAGCTACTTCGCCAAGTCGTCCTGGGGATTCCCCAAAGGTAAGGATACGGGTTACTTTAGATTAGGATTAGGATAGATGGcgcatttaaaaatacagacagATATAGAGCATTCAATTTTCACTAATATCGTAAACAACATTTCACagtattttttgagaaaatctaTATAATTTATAGGTAAGGTCAACGAAGAGGAAGATCCAGCGCACTGTGCGATTCGGGAAGTCCTTGAAGAAACAGGTTTCGATATTACCAACTACATATCGGCCGATGAGTGGCTTGAAGCAACCATCAACGATCAACTTGTGCGTCTTTacatcattaaaaatataccaATGGACACGAAATTCCAACCAAAAACGCGCTACGAAATCAAAGCTTGCGAATGGTTTCCTGTTGCTGATTTGCCCAATAGCAAAAAAGATGTCACACCGAAAATTAAAATGGGCGTT
Proteins encoded:
- the LOC657086 gene encoding aminopeptidase N isoform X1, giving the protein MLDLFRASLLVILLVSVEARTRRSIDLIAAHSLISDTRLPREVTPNFYDLQLEPRPNEGTFEGRVRINVTWQEPTDKITLHAHEDLDIFKIIVTQFAPDDETEKASSTPLPPTEVRVMRIERVPKKPLYIIHLEKTANRGTQCIVDLTFKGNISNDTSEGIFRSSYVDPETKNRKWFVATHLRPNLARKVFPCFDEPAYKVPFVITVARQKNMVALSNMPLKNSEQMKEKSDWVWDQFQQTPPISTFSVGIVVSEFSNTDYNTTDEDNNWSTYAKNRQHFCYFFFVDYEIRVWARPDFITALANVTDKIRKSVKILEEFWGCPYPLPKLDVLALPNYQATRPADNWGLLLFKESELSGRGSWHISQELTYQWLGSLATPFWWSDAHINNALVRYVTAYTTLKMETNESFNNWPMTMLYSIYYEFSKRYPHGKSTAIKQDSTSAKTELVFRMLNYTLGERTFKHGLQKFMADRQYKTFFGDDIWNALTEQAKFDNTLNESTVNAIAASWITKDRLPVVNVTRNYKEKSAKISQRVYLRERPHDVPDKEKFVWWIPVILIRQDSLNFSNTKPIVWMKKEKEITLENLPEANQFIIVNPEEIGPFPVNYDVQNWNMLAQFLCSENRAKIPVNTRAKLLHDAWNLAYAGDLSFATALNMTLFLKNEREYLAWDPVFTLIDHIGRHIDSSAVHKKFQTYVRLLLTPLYEELGEEPQEGESEGKAHLRSSSKVFLCQAGYKPCIEEAQAAFRKWMESENPDEGNPVSNQYICPVFKWGTSEEWEFGLQRVIKFPANRKQNERTYLLKTLAGCPNEAEKIERLLNITILEQNGNFTDNDIYLIFSMLTGSANGYTTLFNFLKKNWDTIKERFEGKLHLWNSLITSATTVFKTQEGLDMVSELYVERQTEFGTADFVIEKALKNIKEETKWSNDNLPVIEKWLDEYLANNSK
- the LOC657086 gene encoding aminopeptidase N isoform X2, which encodes MLDLFRASLLVILLVSVEARTRRSIDLIAAHSLISDTRLPREVTPNFYDLQLEPRPNEGTFEGRVRINVTWQEPTDKITLHAHEDLDIFKIIVTQFAPDDETEKASSTPLPPTEVRVMRIERVPKKPLYIIHLEKTANRGTQCIVDLTFKGNISNDTSEGIFRSSYVDPETKNRKWFVATHLRPNLARKVFPCFDEPAYKVPFVITVARQKNMVALSNMPLKNSEQMKEKSDWVWDQFQQTPPISTFSVGIVVSEFSNTDYNTTDEDNNWNYEIRVWARPDFITALANVTDKIRKSVKILEEFWGCPYPLPKLDVLALPNYQATRPADNWGLLLFKESELSGRGSWHISQELTYQWLGSLATPFWWSDAHINNALVRYVTAYTTLKMETNESFNNWPMTMLYSIYYEFSKRYPHGKSTAIKQDSTSAKTELVFRMLNYTLGERTFKHGLQKFMADRQYKTFFGDDIWNALTEQAKFDNTLNESTVNAIAASWITKDRLPVVNVTRNYKEKSAKISQRVYLRERPHDVPDKEKFVWWIPVILIRQDSLNFSNTKPIVWMKKEKEITLENLPEANQFIIVNPEEIGPFPVNYDVQNWNMLAQFLCSENRAKIPVNTRAKLLHDAWNLAYAGDLSFATALNMTLFLKNEREYLAWDPVFTLIDHIGRHIDSSAVHKKFQTYVRLLLTPLYEELGEEPQEGESEGKAHLRSSSKVFLCQAGYKPCIEEAQAAFRKWMESENPDEGNPVSNQYICPVFKWGTSEEWEFGLQRVIKFPANRKQNERTYLLKTLAGCPNEAEKIERLLNITILEQNGNFTDNDIYLIFSMLTGSANGYTTLFNFLKKNWDTIKERFEGKLHLWNSLITSATTVFKTQEGLDMVSELYVERQTEFGTADFVIEKALKNIKEETKWSNDNLPVIEKWLDEYLANNSK
- the LOC657005 gene encoding uncharacterized protein LOC657005; translated protein: MVKSKVNDLRALLAKTLGSDIEITDQKTTLLTAPGEHYGSIMLALDVTLKKSGKEQKYNLVAKLIPANEMLRVAFDIYVTFKKEVLAYTETIPYITQLQRQYQVPEHHLFDKLFAKCYGARLCLDTNKNEVDEDAVLIFENLKLQGYKTEDRLVGFDLKASKIILRDLARFHAAPIAVKRLKFDDFQAKVLPALAKNKGLEQLPPEVTLAFHNSIMEGALEVPELEEFLPRVQKVVDYAASHPYVNRPPPKELWGSMSHSDFWTSNTMILRNELGEPVSNKIVDLQIMTYSSIARDVIFFMFTSIINRVLEENYEELLRTYYDSFVNTLKEFELDVSEYSWENFLKELDEVAPSEIYHVLVMLKPICTERGKVENSLEDFQDSDWSRKDLLGPSHRKKLKDTVLAFVKRNWI
- the LOC103312189 gene encoding odorant receptor Or1, whose translation is MDEEFLIGTFETEKKFLRYGSFYPCGKRIKFIFLGLFMFVYSWTEFLSMITVLFVERDNLTKLSETLLFCMTQAAFLFKLVNFLYHNKTMLRIESILKNPILNCLDQFEKNIIEKYMIRVKYLARLFRILCILTVSFYGLFPFIDEDPDHMLPLPGWFPFDVKTHQIELVIAQTCGIAIGAFLNSTLDILPTILITLGSAQFDILKIRLENITSVDTSKSWLVKKAIKKCVIYHTILLNYITQIEILFHKGIFVQFTASVVVICLTGFQMLVISVRSIQFILLMIYFSTMTCQIALYCWYGNELMYRSIGLSDACYMSEWNKCDTSVCKSLAIIMERGKRPVVLKAGNIFSLKLTTLMTVLKSSYSYFAVLQRLYSCSSLGSSKMPFTIKDYDLRNAFETERTLLTLSGFYPRRTKKYNFFYNTSALINLFIAYGQLFSMVVQMVIDRNELSKLSETLLFFMTHFTFLCKLTNFVYYKKKMFEIEDNLSRKIFYGFELWQIKPKIDSCKFIAKIFRILCILVVLFYTLVPYLDDKEDLSLPLPGWLPYNTKKYYYPTVIFQVMSVSVSAYNNSSIDVLTCMLITVASAEFNLLKGALKTIDFHPKGHNTKQLIEAKFENCVNHHKEIVKFAYQIETIFSKGIFLQFFASIIVICFTGFQMIVVPIPSMQFIFLIIYFSCMMCQVAMYCWYGHDIITTSDSIGQAFYMSNWYESDVKIRKNICIFLERTKKPVILTAGKFVTLSLTTFTTILRSSYSYFAVLQRLYKEDS
- the DCP2 gene encoding m7GpppN-mRNA hydrolase, encoding MDDTELRTVEHSIPTDILDDLLTRFIICVPESAKQNLIRICFQIELAHWFYLDFYVTSESKLKTCSIYEFAAHVFQHIPSLQKERHKLNQILAEWKEYKQTVPTYGAILLSEGMSHVLLVQSYFAKSSWGFPKGKVNEEEDPAHCAIREVLEETGFDITNYISADEWLEATINDQLVRLYIIKNIPMDTKFQPKTRYEIKACEWFPVADLPNSKKDVTPKIKMGVNANAFFMVLPFVKRLKMICNVGKKARHKSASVSEMDYSLNKTRVKSETAVKNNGKKTTERRHSKRQLFIDDKSVDFCAPSWLNFKFDRTAIMECIP